In a genomic window of Roseiflexus castenholzii DSM 13941:
- a CDS encoding quinone-dependent dihydroorotate dehydrogenase — MLYHLIRPLLFRLDAERAHDVVTAMFRATSRMPLLPRLISALYAWDDPALMVEWAGLRFASPLGVAAGFDKRADLVDALALLGFSHVEVGTVTPRPQPGNPGPRLFRLPEDMALINRLGFNSHGMVAVAKALRARRSRRVIVGVNIGKNRDTPLERAVEDYAATFVALAPLADYVAVNISSPNTPGLRRLHERAALEELLRELMRLNHGLLYPRPIALKISPDETLDQIEEVVRAGCEAGVAAFIATNTTLAREGLRSRLANETGGLSGRPLAPRARQVIRAIYRLTRGTPPVIGVGGVLTADDAYAHIRAGARLVQLYTGMVYAGPAIAREIKRGLAQLLRRDGFVSVTQATGVDAEWEGAIRQRG, encoded by the coding sequence TTGCTCTACCATCTTATCCGCCCTCTTCTGTTCCGGCTCGATGCCGAGCGCGCGCACGACGTGGTGACGGCGATGTTCCGAGCGACGAGCCGGATGCCGTTGCTGCCGCGGTTGATCAGTGCGCTGTATGCCTGGGACGACCCCGCACTGATGGTTGAGTGGGCGGGGTTGCGCTTCGCCAGTCCGCTCGGCGTCGCAGCAGGATTCGATAAGCGCGCCGACCTCGTCGATGCACTGGCGCTGCTTGGGTTCAGCCACGTCGAAGTCGGTACGGTCACGCCGCGTCCTCAACCGGGCAACCCCGGTCCACGCCTCTTCCGCCTGCCGGAGGATATGGCGTTGATCAATCGCCTCGGCTTCAACAGCCATGGCATGGTCGCTGTGGCAAAGGCGTTGCGCGCGCGCCGATCACGTCGGGTCATCGTTGGTGTCAATATTGGCAAAAACCGCGATACGCCGCTGGAGCGCGCGGTCGAAGATTATGCCGCGACCTTCGTGGCGCTGGCGCCGCTTGCCGATTATGTGGCGGTCAATATCTCGTCGCCGAATACGCCGGGGCTGCGTCGCCTCCACGAACGCGCGGCGCTCGAGGAGTTGCTGCGTGAACTGATGCGCCTCAACCACGGTCTGCTGTATCCGCGCCCGATTGCGCTGAAGATCTCGCCCGACGAAACCCTGGATCAGATCGAAGAGGTGGTGCGCGCCGGGTGTGAGGCTGGTGTCGCTGCCTTCATCGCCACCAATACGACCCTGGCGCGTGAGGGGCTGCGTAGTCGACTGGCGAATGAAACCGGTGGGTTGAGCGGTCGTCCGCTGGCGCCGCGCGCGCGTCAGGTGATCCGTGCGATCTACCGCCTGACCCGCGGGACGCCGCCGGTGATCGGTGTCGGCGGTGTTCTGACTGCCGATGACGCCTATGCGCACATTCGCGCAGGGGCGCGCCTGGTCCAGCTCTACACCGGCATGGTGTACGCCGGCCCCGCCATTGCCCGCGAGATCAAGCGCGGTCTGGCGCAGTTGCTGCGCCGCGACGGGTTTGTGAGTGTGACGCAGGCAACGGGGGTGGATGCGGAGTGGGAGGGTGCGATCAGGCAGCGGGGGTGA
- the menC gene encoding o-succinylbenzoate synthase gives MKIESITLHHIDMPLVAPFETSFGRETHRPCILIEMRADGLTGWGECVAGAGPWYAYETIGTAWHIISDFLAPMIVGQEITEPIGIVERFASVRGHPMARAAVEAAFWDLYAQARGVSLARLIGATRDRVTVGVSVGIELTLEAQLASIERFVAAGYARIKLKIKPGWDVAVVRAVRERWPDIALQVDANSAYTPDDAPIFRELDEMNLLLIEQPLHHDDIVDHARLQAQISTPICLDESIHSPEHARWALDIDACRVINIKIGRVGGLTAARQIHDLCAERGVPVWCGGMLETNVGRAVNLALAALPNFALPGDISASARYYHRDIAAPDFVLNDDSTITVPDTPGTGVAVLPERLRDVQVREVIIGKG, from the coding sequence ATGAAGATCGAGTCGATCACATTGCACCACATCGACATGCCGCTGGTTGCGCCCTTCGAGACGAGTTTCGGGCGCGAAACGCACCGTCCATGCATTCTGATCGAAATGCGCGCCGACGGATTAACCGGATGGGGCGAATGTGTTGCCGGCGCGGGTCCCTGGTATGCGTATGAGACCATAGGAACCGCCTGGCACATCATCAGCGACTTCCTCGCGCCCATGATCGTCGGGCAAGAGATCACCGAACCGATAGGGATCGTCGAACGCTTCGCGTCGGTGCGCGGGCATCCCATGGCGCGCGCCGCCGTCGAAGCCGCTTTCTGGGATCTCTATGCGCAAGCGCGCGGTGTCTCACTGGCGCGTCTCATCGGCGCTACCCGTGATCGTGTGACAGTTGGCGTCAGTGTAGGCATCGAGTTAACGCTCGAGGCGCAACTGGCGAGCATCGAGCGGTTTGTTGCAGCCGGGTATGCGCGCATCAAACTGAAGATCAAGCCAGGATGGGACGTTGCCGTGGTGCGCGCAGTGCGCGAACGCTGGCCCGATATTGCATTGCAGGTGGACGCCAACTCGGCGTACACCCCGGACGATGCACCGATCTTTCGTGAATTGGACGAGATGAACCTGTTGTTGATCGAACAGCCGCTCCACCACGACGATATTGTGGACCACGCGCGATTACAAGCGCAAATAAGCACACCCATCTGCCTGGACGAGAGCATTCACTCCCCAGAGCACGCGCGTTGGGCGCTCGACATCGACGCCTGCCGGGTGATCAACATTAAGATCGGGCGGGTCGGCGGGCTGACTGCCGCGCGCCAGATCCACGACCTGTGCGCCGAACGCGGCGTGCCGGTCTGGTGCGGCGGCATGCTGGAAACCAACGTCGGGCGCGCGGTCAACCTGGCGCTGGCGGCGCTCCCCAACTTCGCGCTACCCGGCGACATCTCAGCATCGGCGCGTTATTATCACCGCGACATCGCCGCGCCCGATTTCGTGCTGAACGACGACTCGACGATCACCGTGCCCGATACACCGGGCACAGGCGTCGCCGTGCTGCCGGAGCGCCTGCGCGACGTGCAGGTGCGTGAGGTGATCATTGGGAAAGGATGA
- a CDS encoding alpha/beta fold hydrolase: MPASLEHHYLNANGIRFHVVRAGNGDRLLLLLHGFPEFWWSWRHQIEVFAAHYTVVAPDLRGYNETEKPARGYELHVLVQDVVELIQTLGFQRAYVAGHDWGGMIAWSLAIARPERVERLIALNMPHPARFYEELQRNPEQRRRSRYILFFQIPWLPEAILSANHGAAFDRIFRSTPIDRAVFDNETIRRYKQAMARPGALTAALNYYRAIGRHGAGDLFRGTGMRVRAPTLLIWGEQDVAFAPEVVRETQRFVPDLRICSLPHASHWVQQVAPDEVNAAMKAFLEA; the protein is encoded by the coding sequence ATGCCAGCGTCACTCGAACATCACTATCTGAACGCCAACGGCATCCGCTTTCATGTGGTTCGCGCAGGCAATGGCGACAGACTGCTGTTGCTGTTGCACGGCTTCCCGGAATTCTGGTGGTCGTGGCGGCATCAGATCGAGGTGTTTGCCGCTCATTACACCGTTGTTGCCCCTGATTTACGCGGCTACAATGAAACCGAGAAACCGGCGCGCGGCTATGAACTTCATGTGCTGGTGCAGGATGTCGTCGAACTGATCCAGACGCTCGGCTTTCAACGCGCATACGTCGCCGGGCACGACTGGGGCGGTATGATCGCCTGGTCGCTGGCAATTGCACGCCCAGAACGGGTCGAACGGCTGATTGCGCTGAATATGCCGCATCCGGCGCGTTTCTATGAGGAACTGCAACGCAACCCGGAGCAGCGGCGGCGCTCGCGCTACATCCTCTTCTTTCAGATCCCATGGCTCCCCGAGGCGATCTTGAGCGCAAACCACGGCGCTGCGTTCGACCGCATCTTTCGCTCGACGCCAATTGACCGCGCCGTGTTCGACAACGAAACCATCCGGCGCTACAAACAGGCGATGGCACGTCCCGGCGCACTGACCGCCGCGCTCAACTACTACCGCGCTATTGGTCGCCACGGCGCCGGCGACCTCTTTCGCGGCACAGGTATGCGCGTCCGTGCGCCGACGCTCCTGATCTGGGGGGAGCAGGATGTCGCATTCGCGCCAGAAGTGGTGCGTGAGACCCAACGCTTTGTTCCTGATCTGCGTATCTGTTCCCTGCCGCATGCATCGCACTGGGTGCAGCAGGTTGCGCCGGATGAGGTCAATGCCGCGATGAAGGCGTTCCTGGAGGCGTGA
- a CDS encoding Gfo/Idh/MocA family protein, with product MPEPLNVAIVGCGIGHMHAQAYRTLPELFRLMAVCDIDQSKARQFAAIHDIPRMVGDLADLCAMEDIDVIDICTPPGLHFAQVQQVLASGKHAICEKPLVGSLREADALIAAEAAAGRRVMPIFQYRFGHGLQKLKLLIERGVAGHAYLATVETAWRRRASYYDVPWRGKWATEMGGALLGHAIHAHDMLTYALGPIRSVFCRAATLVNAIEVEDTAAVALEMADGSLATLAVTLGSSAEMTRHRFCFSGMVAESNTRPYSNSGDPWTFVGDTPEQTALIEATLATFEPLPEGYAGQFYRFYHALHNGSELPVTLQDARASLELVTALYDSQRRRQPVNLPVQSDHPMYAGWLPVAPPSAC from the coding sequence ATGCCCGAACCTCTCAATGTTGCGATTGTCGGCTGCGGCATTGGTCATATGCATGCGCAGGCGTACCGCACGCTTCCCGAACTGTTTCGCCTGATGGCAGTGTGTGATATTGATCAGTCAAAGGCGCGTCAGTTCGCAGCCATACACGACATTCCGCGCATGGTCGGCGATCTTGCCGATCTCTGCGCGATGGAAGACATTGATGTGATCGACATTTGCACGCCGCCGGGGCTGCACTTCGCGCAGGTGCAGCAGGTGCTTGCATCTGGCAAGCACGCCATTTGCGAAAAACCGCTCGTTGGCTCGTTGCGCGAGGCAGATGCGCTGATTGCTGCCGAAGCCGCCGCAGGGCGGCGCGTGATGCCGATCTTCCAGTACCGCTTTGGTCATGGATTGCAAAAACTCAAACTGTTGATCGAACGCGGTGTAGCGGGACACGCCTATCTGGCGACAGTCGAAACCGCCTGGCGGCGGCGCGCGTCGTACTACGATGTTCCCTGGCGCGGCAAATGGGCGACCGAGATGGGAGGCGCTTTGCTGGGGCATGCCATCCACGCACACGATATGCTCACCTACGCGCTCGGTCCGATTCGCAGCGTGTTTTGCCGCGCAGCCACGCTGGTCAATGCCATTGAAGTCGAAGACACAGCTGCGGTTGCGCTCGAAATGGCAGATGGCTCGCTGGCGACGCTCGCGGTGACCCTTGGTTCGAGCGCCGAGATGACCCGTCATCGGTTCTGTTTCAGTGGTATGGTGGCGGAGAGCAACACGCGCCCGTACAGCAATTCCGGCGATCCGTGGACGTTCGTCGGCGACACTCCTGAACAAACGGCGCTCATCGAAGCAACGCTGGCGACGTTCGAGCCGCTGCCCGAAGGATACGCCGGTCAGTTCTACCGGTTTTACCATGCGCTGCATAACGGCAGTGAATTGCCGGTGACGCTCCAGGATGCGCGCGCATCACTCGAACTTGTCACCGCGCTCTACGACTCACAGCGCCGCAGGCAGCCGGTGAACCTTCCTGTTCAGTCTGACCACCCGATGTATGCGGGGTGGCTGCCTGTTGCGCCCCCGTCGGCATGCTAA
- a CDS encoding Gfo/Idh/MocA family protein translates to MPSETVRFAAIGLNHAHIYGQTNLLVRAGAELVAFYAAEPDLAAQYGRTYPQATQVSDPRAILEDPSIHLIISAAIPDERAPLGIAAMRHGKDYMADKPGFTTLAQLDEARRVQAETGRIYSICFSERFENAATVRAGELARSGAIGTVVQTIGLGPHRVNLTARPPWFFQRSRFGGIINDIGSHQADQFLFFTGATRADVVTAQVANYRHPQYPEFDDFGDVLLRGVTPEGLEVSGYIRVDWHTPDGLGTWGDGRLIVLGTEGYIEVRKNIDIAGRPGGNHLFLVDQKGTHCVDCSDVALPYGPSLVYDILHRTETAMPQEHCFLASELVLRAEAAAHRLK, encoded by the coding sequence ATGCCATCCGAAACGGTACGCTTTGCGGCTATTGGACTCAATCATGCGCACATCTACGGACAAACCAATCTACTCGTGCGGGCAGGCGCCGAACTTGTGGCGTTCTATGCGGCGGAGCCTGATCTTGCAGCGCAGTATGGTCGCACCTATCCGCAGGCGACGCAGGTAAGCGATCCTCGCGCCATTCTCGAAGACCCTTCGATCCATCTGATCATCAGCGCCGCCATCCCGGACGAGCGCGCGCCGTTGGGGATCGCCGCCATGCGTCACGGTAAAGATTACATGGCGGACAAGCCCGGTTTTACGACGCTGGCGCAACTGGATGAAGCACGGCGCGTTCAGGCGGAAACCGGTCGCATCTACTCGATCTGTTTCAGTGAACGCTTCGAGAATGCGGCGACCGTGCGCGCCGGGGAACTTGCGCGTTCCGGCGCAATCGGCACAGTCGTACAAACCATCGGCTTGGGACCGCACCGTGTCAATCTGACTGCTCGCCCTCCCTGGTTCTTCCAGCGCAGTCGATTCGGTGGCATCATCAACGACATTGGTTCGCATCAAGCAGATCAGTTCCTCTTCTTTACCGGCGCCACCCGCGCAGACGTCGTCACGGCGCAGGTGGCGAATTATCGCCATCCGCAATACCCTGAGTTCGACGACTTCGGCGATGTGCTGCTGCGCGGCGTCACCCCCGAAGGTCTGGAAGTTTCCGGCTACATTCGAGTTGACTGGCATACACCGGACGGTCTTGGCACATGGGGTGATGGGCGCCTGATCGTGCTCGGCACGGAAGGATACATCGAGGTGCGCAAGAATATCGACATCGCCGGTCGTCCAGGCGGCAACCATCTGTTTCTGGTGGATCAGAAAGGAACACACTGCGTCGATTGCAGTGATGTCGCTCTACCCTACGGTCCCAGCCTGGTCTACGACATTCTCCACCGCACTGAAACGGCAATGCCGCAGGAACACTGTTTCCTGGCGTCCGAACTCGTGTTACGCGCCGAAGCAGCGGCGCACCGTTTGAAATAA
- a CDS encoding cupin domain-containing protein, protein MTSTVSIPPFPAAVGVTHLLVYDTLAPDGLVGGSPHVHFLCSEMYMVIGGHGAVQTLSAAGFCETPLEPGQVVWFTPGVIHRLINHGKLEIQIVMQNAGLPESGDFVLTFPESILTDDQAYFDAASLSPRGAVYTSTERAAYRRRDLAVQGFVELRQRYETEGLAALERFYAQAVRLVQPKLDAWRTVWERGPLAAAQATGRHLAALAEGDVSFLCQGNVHTLPAPAPPRRLGMCGTLGVYLPEGARRNES, encoded by the coding sequence ATGACAAGCACTGTTTCAATCCCTCCATTCCCCGCCGCCGTCGGCGTGACCCATTTGTTGGTGTACGATACGCTGGCGCCGGATGGGTTAGTTGGCGGCAGTCCGCACGTTCACTTTCTCTGTTCCGAAATGTACATGGTCATCGGCGGTCATGGCGCGGTGCAGACGCTGAGTGCGGCAGGATTTTGCGAAACGCCGCTGGAACCGGGGCAGGTCGTGTGGTTCACGCCTGGCGTCATTCACCGGCTCATCAACCACGGCAAACTCGAAATTCAGATCGTGATGCAAAACGCCGGATTACCGGAGTCCGGCGATTTTGTGTTGACGTTTCCTGAGTCAATCCTGACCGACGACCAGGCGTATTTCGATGCCGCGTCGTTGTCGCCGCGCGGCGCGGTCTATACCAGTACGGAGCGCGCCGCGTATCGCCGACGCGATCTTGCGGTGCAGGGGTTTGTGGAGTTGCGGCAGCGGTATGAAACTGAAGGTCTGGCGGCGCTTGAGCGGTTCTATGCTCAGGCGGTTCGCCTGGTCCAACCGAAACTCGACGCCTGGCGCACGGTGTGGGAACGTGGACCGCTCGCGGCGGCGCAGGCGACAGGACGGCATCTCGCTGCGCTTGCCGAGGGTGATGTCTCCTTCCTGTGCCAGGGAAATGTGCATACGCTGCCGGCGCCTGCGCCGCCGCGTCGCCTGGGCATGTGCGGCACGCTTGGCGTCTATTTGCCGGAAGGAGCGCGGAGGAACGAGTCGTGA